ATGTTGTTGCTCTATCTGGAGGTgtggttgctatagtgatggtACTGATCTTACTGGTCGTCATCTTAGTAGTCACTATcacaaagaaaagaaaaagtaATGGCAAACTAAAGGATTTATTTGCGACTGCACGTATCACATTAAATTTATATCTTGTATTTGTAATTTTTGGCTCAGCAAATAGACAACTGTCAGGCAATGAAGTTCCAACAGCCCCAGCTGGTCCAGTATACGAGGAAGTTGATCTAGCAATGACACCAAGAACACAAGACATTCAAGTGGAGTCTAATGAAGCTTATGGACAAGTGAGGAATTTGTGTAATGATTATCTTATGCCCCAGATGGTGAAGCAAAACAATACGTTGCAGTCAAATCTGGCACATGAAGAAATCCAATACACGAGTACCTAGGTTGATAGAACTGACCTGCTTGTGTTTATTATGGTACTCAAACGAATGTTAATAGTTTGCTTTCAAAGTTATTTTTGTATAAGCTCTATAGCTCTAGCCTAAACAAGCAACTTATCATATACGATTTACTTTTGTAGTCCCCAAGTTTTGTAAGCATGACTTCATTCTGATAAGCAGTTATCAAGGTATACGTGTGCATATACATGGACAAAAAATTAACAATGctgatcatgtgacctacCGCCAACAATACTATTTAAATGTCAGGCTGAATGCATTGTTTAAGTGTGTTAATGTGTGCAGTAAGTTCTTACTGTACTTGAGTTTACGTAACGCCTGAGCATAGCGATCCATTACCTACTTTGCTccaaaaagtggtcaggccaaaacctgaccagcctgaccgcttgctacaGCCTTGCAagttattgtatatacatgaatGCTTGAGGTTACGTAATTCATGAGCGCATGCAGCGAGTGCATTATGCTCATCCTCGTGCACACATTaaattgtatataatttaaATCATCCTCGATTGGCCACTTTTAAGCGGcctttaatcgaggccattgCTTGTTGGAATACtaaatttggtaaagatcattaactgcACATAAACATGTTGACCTGTTGTGTGTGAATGGAAATTTTAGTATGAACCATTCAATAGCACACACAAGTACTATATACGGAAGCCCGTATACCCACTCCTTGCTTGCTTTTATCTATAGACCTAAACCTTTATCAGAAgaagcatgcacacatgcatcatTGGATCGAATTAGTGGCCGTAAGTAGTTTACAGTTATAATTAGGGGCCATTCAGTTCCACTCTAAGATTCCACTCTAGAATGTACTTCCACTCTGAAATTCCACTCTGGAATGCACTTCCATTCTAAAATTCCACTCTGAACTTCCATTCTAGAGTGCACTTCCATTGTGCCAATCACATGATATCACGTGTCGGCCTCATCTTGTACCAAGATCGTGTCTACTATTAAAACCAGTGACTAAACTGCTCTGATAAATCGTTTGTTAATGCTATTCAGTTAACTgccagtaggaaaggcaatgaatgaataacatagttaCTGATTGCTTTTCCTACTAGTGCCGGTTACAATGAATAGTAGTATCTGTGACGAAGGTCATACAGAATGCCTTTTGTGTACAGTCAGAAGTGCTTGAATACAGTATTGCTGCGTACTCCGATAATTATAGCCCGGCAATAGTGGTATCTACGTATAACAGTAACTCAGTACGGTCGGTGTTGCAATTCGTCATGCATCCACAATTAGGGCAAAACCTTGTGAAGCCAGCAAAATTTGTATACTCTCACCACAATGGTAAATGGTCGACACCTAACAAATTTATCTCTGCGAACATCTTTTTGAAACCAGCGTACTTTGTGCTATTATTGCAGGCGACCCTCTCAAGTATCgactaaataatagttagacactgttttggaggtgtccatgggatttagaagcccaaaggcactgatttagtatcccgagcgtagcgagggtactaaagtggctgagggcttctaaatcacatggacacccacaaaacagtgcatgtctaactcatttagatactaatgcgcatgcgcaaaccgcttgactacaatacaattacttgacaacgcaatactaggtatactaagtaaatttgcaggtatactaagtcccatagtatacctgctctgaggcacttttcccatgtacttcctaTGTACTTACCATGTAGATCATATCTACTAGTGTCTAATAATAGAAACTtgtataaaccataattatatgtaactgAAATAGTGATAGTAAGAAATCGTAATTATCGAATCATACTTTTCTAAAAGTAAGTAAGACATTAGTACGAATACGTAATTATGTAACAATTATGCCCtcgtagtcgggaggtttactgtcataaaccccgaggcactgtgcattaattgatatatgtcccatctgattggctgactggttgctatgcatcaagctgcatgactaccacatagcaacactattcaaacaagaagacaactaggaaaagagagctcgtccacacaccagggctgctgtccacactcaaatcatagatagtagaggagagggattggaaacgcatgcGTGGGACTCAGTACAATTTCGGCCCATCTGTGTCTCGCCTACGCCCACGCAATGCTGTAGCGGTAACTGAAGCAAGGCATCTTTTTAGAAGGACAGAGAAGTGCCTTGGCCTCAGGGATATTGCACAGGGCTATGCCAGTTAGTACTATGCTCTTAGTACCTAGTATAGTTGTAACCTTAACCTAGAAGTGTCTACTAAAGGAGTTTCATGAGTTTTTTTAATAAACAAGTAGTCAATACAGCTGCCGAAAtattacagctagctagctagctgtttcaTTACTGGTATATCAGAGATTGGAATAATGAAGAGTGTATTTTTTCTTGCTCTTCTCCTCCCTGCTGTCCTGACAGCCAATATTGACCTCTCCACCTACCCTCTGACCGCTGACCTGAGACCAGGGAGCTACAGGCTGCACTGGAGCTTTAATGTTGAGGAGCAGAGCATAAGGTTTGCAGTGAATGTGAGCACCACTGGATGGGTTGGACTGGGACTATCTCCCACTGGAGGAATGCCTAACTCTGACATTGTCATTGGATGGGTCAACGATCAAGGACAAGCCTTTTTGGATGTGAGTttctggagtttgcagaatctttgcaacacatgaataaaagagtgttgagcactgtggttatAATGGGCaatgctcatacatttaagtagtaaaacagaccataatccatataaggaacgtgTAACGGtctacgcttttactggtTGCAAAGGTTCCAGTAATCTTTGGCTATACctcatgtatacatgtgcttTGCCTATCTACTGCGTATATTTCTAAATAGCTCGTTGTAAAAACTAGAtactattatattatagccaCCTTTATATTTGCCTATTTACAGGATCGCTTTGCTACTGCACAAAGCCTCCCACCAGTTGATAAACAGCAAGACTGGATCCTAGAGGCAGGAGAGCAAGAGAATGGATTCACTGTTCTTGCCTTCAGGAGAAACTGGACCACTTGTGATCAGCAAGACAGAGATATTAATGTAAGCTAATCTTTTAGTGTGGGCAAGACTATTATACTAACTGTACGTTATACTTGTTTCAGCAGTACTCATGCACGCATTAACTCGTTTATTTTAGAATGTCACTACTTTCAGTTAAGCCCGCTTcaatacacagacagacacagctCGTATCATCTTCAGCTGGAATGATGTGGACCCAGTTAGCGATGACCCCACTTTAGCCACGTATCACGGGGATCAAAACCGTGGTACGTTGAGTATCAACCTTCTGGGAGGACAACAAGTGCCTCCTGACTCGGATGATCTGCAGACCTTTGACGTTGCTGTTAATGCTGTaagtcaaactccgtgtactTTTTTGCTATTTATCACTCCGTATGTACCTCATGCATATGTCTTTATGTCTTTACTACTGAATTATAGCTGTCCTTTTTGCACTGATGTATATGCAAATACCTTCTAAGCATATGAACATTGTAAGTTTTTCTCTGGATAAATTGTTGAAGTTTGTCAAATATAGCAGCTGGAATGTATGCATTTTATGATCGTAATTATGTGAGACCATCTTTAGCAAAGAAgatggtgtgggtggtgtatTGAAATGCAATACCATGTGACATTTTGGAACTATCGTAATTATAGTGTCATCTGATAGTAGAGGCATAACTATGCATGTGACATTTTGGAACTATCTATTGTCATATTCATTTACCATCCATCATCTATTGTATCATATAATGTGTAATGTTGTTGACttgcccataattatgtatacaggtCGCCGTTCCCAGTGAAAGTACCACCTACTGGTGCTATGTGGAAGAGTTTCCGCAAGATACCAGAGCCATGACTCATTATGTGACGAAGGTAAGTCAGTTAGCTATTTGTTGAATGACATGGTCAAAATTCCTCGTGAGATAATCTGTAAAGTTACTGTTGGTGTATAAAGTCAGTCATGCCCTTATGAGCTagctcatataattattgcaaatgaagcatgcatgcatggctttaGTTAGCAAGTTGGGCTGTGATAAGCCTAATTTAATTAGTACAAACACAATAGTGGTAATAGcattcattgcatgcatgtgattattACTGTAGATATCACCTGTCATCACCCCTGGAAACGAGTTGCACGTCCACCACATTCTGATCTACGAGTGCGAAAACCTCAATGCTACGCATGTCGGCTTCAGCGCCCCCTGTAATTCTGATGGGGGGCTGACCGGGATCATGGTATCAGAATGCAGACAAGGCACTCTGATAGGGGCATGGGCTGTGGGAGGAGGAGTGAGTCTTTCGTTTACAAATAACTATTTTGTCAAAGCGTTTTCTTTTTTTAGAAACTATGTCACAGTGTATGTTTCTTCTGAGTTTTTTCAAACTGCACAAATATTATTAGACAATTCCATTGTTACTGGCTGGAGGAATGTTGTCTGTTCAAGTGGAGAGGTTTGTGGTCACATAAGTAGAACAAGTGTGTCTACTGGAGCTCATTCTATTCGCCATCAAAACAGCTCAGCAGTTTTAGGCGTTTCAGTGTATGGATTCGCTAGAGCTAAATCTTATGGTTACCCTGGAGGCATGAGATTATCTCCCATACAATGCAACTATGGTCAAAATTCTATTTGTTTGAATAACAGGGAACAGTTCAATTGTAGCTGCTTGAATGGATTTGTGGCTTCATTGTATGGAACAGATGAACTCATCTGTATTGGTAAGAGTGTTTAAATAGAAGGTCATCATACTGATTGCTTCATTCATCATAGCTATAACCTGTCCTCCCTTGACTGCTCCTACCAATGGCTCTGTGACATACAGTTCTACTTCTGATGAAAATGGCAACTATGCTTTCAATGCCGTGGCTCTGATTGGTAACAGCACAAGaacttgcactggagatggtaGCAGCACTACTGGTATTTTTGATGGAGAAGCAGCATTTTGTGAACGTGAGCATATGCAAAACATTACTGTTAACCCCAAGCTTTGTAATTGATGTATGCATCCACCATTCCTTGTACCTTTAGTTACTTGTGTCCTGCCCACCCCTCCACTTAATGGAATATTGTTCACCAACCAAACCGAGAGCTCAGTCATTACCTTCCAATGTGATCCTGGTTTTTCACTGGTGGGTACGGAGACTGCCACTTGTAACAACTCTGGTTCATGGGATCCTGACCCTGCTCTATTGGAGTGTAAGTTCATTTATGTCTcaatgcctgcatgcatgtaatgctGCATATTGATTTCTATATAGGTGTGGTAACTGGTGCATTGAATGTTGCTGCTCTATCTGGAGGTgttgttgctatagtgatggtACTGATCGTACTGGTTGTCATATTTCTTTTAGTAATCACTATCaccaaaaaaagaaaaagtaagagttcgacataattataattacttattataattattagtgcatACATGTCTGCATTTTGTatcacactgtgtgtgtgtgtgtgggtgtgtgggtgtgtgggtgcgtgcgtgcgtgcgtgtcaTCATGATTATGGCTACCTTCAGATGTACGTGTAGATGAGGTGGTTTACGAAACCATCGATTCTGACAAAAACAGTGGTGAAGGTTTGTGTGGCAATTAATGTGATTAATTTAGTGTTATTCCCAGTAATCACTATTACAGGTGAAGCAGTTATGGTATCCAACAATGCAGCCTACGGAGTgagattgtgatgtcatagaaCACAAATGTAACTGTGTACCTGTaaatcagtgcatgcatgctgatatAGTATCTTTGCACGGTCATTGCAATAGCAgagagtaataattattattgtgaataAAGACAAAATTTTCTATCTGTTAATTCGCATGAAAAGTTAAATAAAAATGCAATAAATGCAGCAAATGAAATAAGCTGTCAATAATAACGCATCCTAGGTGCACTGAGTGGTTACTGTTACTTTACTTTAATATGGCATAGATGTTgctattattatgtgtatgtgtgtgcacttgaCTAATGTGTACATTGTTTACTTAGTTAAtttgtactgtatatagctatggTTTCTGTTATATATAGGAATGTTAAGTAGGTTAATTACTTCCTGTGGAGCAGAGCCTCCTTTTGTGTTAACAATAGATTCTTTGTTGTAAAGAGGCCCTGCGCGTCTCTCTTGTTTGTGGTGCATGTATGATCTCTGTTTTGTCAGTTGTTACTTTTGTCTATCTTGTTTAATGTTAAACCCTTGTCAAATCTTGAGCTGACTCCGCCGCTTAGCTAGTTCTAGCACTCAACTCTGCCAACAATAGAGGGTCACCCGCCACAGCTACCATGTGCATTGCACCTCGCTGACTAGTTGAGTACGCGGCCACCTTGCAAACACTCCCGCTACATCTCGGTAAATGGTTGGTGACTAACACATTTCTTATCTATGGTAACTGCCCTCATCcatatccataattatagtgaacatgcactataattatatggacacCACAGTGTGATGTTGCAGCGTGAGAATGTGATCAGGCTACGACCTGACAGAACCCCCATCACGTTCATACGTGAACTTTACACATtctctataaaaaaaaaagtccACAGAACAGAGAATAAAATAATAAAGTCAGACATGAAGGACAAAAAACGTAAACAGAAAACTGATGgatgtaacataattattaatacccTTCAATTCTCCAAGAGTTTCAAGATATGTGTCATGTGAGTGTGCAGTGCCATAATTTGTGGGCATGTATAGCAAGACAGTCCAACAATTTGTAGTGATCGTAATATGCACAGAATCTTTTAGAATTAAAATTCGATTGATAAAGGGAAGGAGTAAATTTGGAATGAGGAAACCACAACCACCAAAAGGATGTCCTCTTATAATAGCCCCATGCACTATCCACATACCACTAACCGCAAATGAAGTAAAATCATCATTAATATTGAGTGATGCAAGATTCTCTGTAAATAGCCAATGCTCCTGAATCAAAAGTAAACAACTTCACACAAAAGAAACTCAACAAATGCTGAACTGGATATCCAACCCCTACAGTTGTAACTCATCATGCGAATGTCAATATAGTCATGAATTCGAATGATCAGAGGATTCCGAAATAGATCTGGATCTACTTTTAGTACCTTTTCtccattataaattataagacATGACGTAAACTACAACTTTAGGAAAAAATGGAGATTATGAAGAAAAGGTATTAATTGTTCGGATTGTGATGGCATGCACTAACTGCACTTTTTTAAGTTGGACACGATCATgtgcaccactttttttgctgagctggcacaaaaATTGACAATGACTTCTAtatgtaaacttctagctgATGTTGCACGGTCATTAGAGACTGAAGGCAAACACTTTATGTGCCTCTCTGGCTTCTTTTGATATAAAACGTTCATTAACCAACCCGATCCTCACCATTctggcgagttatcagtgcatacagtgcCGGCatgtttactagattcttggCAGCCAGTACAATGCAAGCTGCATACAGCACCCCTGAACTATATATATTAATTAATACTCTACCcttttgtaataattatattatattatataataacAAATACAACAAATAAAGTTACACATGTATAGGGTACTGATCTAGGCaggataaaattaataataaagaGTACAAAAAGGAAAAATATACAAAAAGGAAAAATATACTTGCATCTGAATTCGGCTCAGAGAAGTCGTACATTGCTGGATTGCTTGAAAATGATAAAAAGTGGCACGAGAAAATCACCTTTGATTGGATAAAAGATTTTTCACGCTCACAGGAAAGCCTTGAAACAGCGctactatcataattatagatatagtATAAACTAACATAGATACTATTTTATCTATAGCGgaataaattatagctattttCTTATTGCTAAGTTTTATTTATactgtttgagttaagatctatAGATCCTGATACTATTTATTTATAGTATCACACCTTTTAATGCATTATGACGTTGTGAACATACAAACATGCACAATCTAATGGCAACGATCTGCGCCAAACCACCAAACTTTTAGCCGAGAACCTAGAATACGGTCAGTGTATATTTCCGCCACTCCATATCCTCACATTTatctctatagctatacatatagAAATTTCCCCTCACAAAACACATCGTCATGTCCTGATTTGCAGTTATCCGAAAACATCAAAAATcccctgcatgtacattccGACCATTATGTGGAAAAGGGGAGGGGTTTCACTATATGGTATATTGGGTGCGGGTTACCAATGGGGTCAAAACTGAGTCAGTGCATGGGAGCTAGCCTCgctcccaggccgatttgtctctaaattAACGCTATATAGGTTGACAActaggaggcgacctagcgttgttttagagacaaatcagCCTGCATGGGAACAAGGCTAGGTGGGAGCTTGCTTGTTGCAGAAATCTGTATGTGAATCGGGCAAGGTAGCAGAAATTGGCGTAAATCATTAATTTGGCATGTAAggattaatataattatagagtacgAATGAACAAGGAAATAAACATAATTTAAAAGTCCAGCAGGTGTTTGCTATCACCTACTGTGACACTGCTAACAGTCTTAACAGTTCTTTCTCCAGAGCAGCAGCCATCTTTGTTTCCTTCTTTGTTTCCTTCCTCCCCAGCACACGAGCAACTCTCTGAAGATTGATCATCCGTTTCTTTCAGCTCCATCTTTCGTATATGCGAGGAGAGGGTGCTCCCTGACACTTTGCCAATCCCTAGTTTAGGCAAACCTCGGTTTAATCCCTCCAATAGAACGCAAGCTTTGCAGAGCTCTTGGCTTGAGATGTAACCACAGCGACTGCACGTTCCTTGTATGGGCATTTTGACATCGGATTTCACAGACAGGCTGTCACCAGAGTGGATAATATCGATAATAGCACTCGGACGGATTGATTCCAGATCTTTGAGATAGGCCCGAGCGTGACCTCTGTACGCGTTgggtgagtacacacactcggTGGAAAAATAGTCCAGTTTCTTGAAATAAGCGTACATAACAATCTCTTTCTCGTAGGTGTACTTAAATGGCTTTGAGCGTGGTATGGCCCCCTCTGTTCCCGTGGTGATAGCGGTACAGCGTCTGAGTCGAGCAATATCTCCTCTCAGTATATTCATGAGCACAGTCTCGGCAATATCATCAGCGTTGTGTCCAGTCACTATCTTGTCGACCTTTAGACCCATGGCTCCTCGGTCCAACGCTTGTCGTCTAAACACGCCACAGAAAGTACAATTGTTCTTCATTCCTATTTGTTGTACAATAGCGTCCATAGTCCATCCATAGAGTTCCTTGTATGAGAGAACCTTCAGCGGTAAATCATACTGGACTTGATTTCGTTTCACTGTCTCCAAGGAATCGTCACGGTAACCGGTGATCCCTTCGTCAATCGAGAGAAGTATAAGGTTCAGACCGTAACTATGTCTATCGTTAAGTGTCTTCATGATATGAGCCAGCACAGTCGAGTCTTTTCCTCCCGATGCTCCAATAGCTATCGTCTCTCCAGGGCTGAATAGTTGGTGTGTAACAATAGTGCGATGGACTTCATCTTCGAAGGCTGCGTAGAAGCATTCTTTACAAATGACTTGTCCAGTTTTGGGTCTCTTCAGAGCAGCATTGTTAGTAGAGCACACAGCACAtaatactggcatagtatagTCTTCAGGAGAGTGAGTAAATGAATGAAACTGTGGTGTACTTGAAAATGTGTTTCTTGATAGTGCGCACTTCAATAAATGTGCTCAAATTAGAAAAAATAATAGGGCGTGTCCACAACAAAGCAGTGGGCGTGTCTGCTCGATTCAAAAAAGGTGGGTGTCTGCTCCGAAGTACACACATGTTCTCCACGTATGTGGTCATGTTGCTAACTTAATTAGGAAGCACATTGACGTGATATGATTTATATATGCTGAATGTATAAAGTTAGCACCTCGCTGAGACACAGGTATGTCAGAGGCCGTGGCCGCGGAGGAGTCAGTCAGCACAGCGCAAGTCAAGATGAACACGTCGCTCTGTAAGAACCTGTCCCACCAGAGGCTACAGGAGCTTCCTGAAGAGCTATCTCGAGACCAGAACATCACTTCATTGAACTTATCTGACAATCACTTCATTTCTCTACCTCCTACAATCGAAAATTTCACTCAACTCACAAATTTGGACATTTCAGGCAACAGATTGCAGACATTACCACCCGAGATTTGCAGTCTTACGAAACTGAGAACCCTATCAATTAAGAAGAATGCTATCAAGAGTCTGCCGGGAGATTTCGGTTCCCTCAGGGCGTTATTGGAACTGGATCTGAGTGGGAATGGATTCGAGATATTCCCTCGGCAAATTTGTAAACTGGAATTACTCGTGAATTTACGAATTGGTGGAAATTTTCTAAAATCCGTCCCATCATCCATCTCTAAATTAGCCAGGTGAGTTactttattattattgtacaactctttcacctcacttgaaataaaAACAGAAAACAGAAAATGCTACCGCTACATGCATTAAATTGACCTGCAGTGTGTAGATTTATATAGTGTacaagagcctatagtgtggtcccactgtgtgcactgtagctggtgtacagagcctatagtgtggtcccactgtgtgcactgtagctggtgtacagagcctatagtgtggtcccactgtgtgcactgtagctggtgtacagagcctatagtgtggtcccactgtgtgcactgtagctggtgtacagagcctatagtgtggtcccactgtgtgcactgtagctggtgtacagagcctatagtgtggtcccactgtgtgcactgtagctggtgtacagagcctatagtgtggtcccactgtgtgcactgtagctggtgtacagagcctatagtgtggtcccactgtgtgcactgtagctggtgtacagagcctatagtgtggtcccactgtgtgcactgtagctggtgtacagagcctatagtgtggtcccactgtgtgcactgtagctggtgtacagagcctatagtgtggtcccactgtgtgcactgtagctggtgtacagagcctatagtgtggtcccactgtgtgcactgtagctggtgtacagagcctatagtgtggtcccactgtgtgcactgtagctggtgtacagagcctatagtgtggtcccactgtgtgcactgtagctggtgtacagagcctatagtgtggtcccactgtgtgcactgtagctggtgtacagagcctatagtgtggtcccactgtgtgcactgtagctggtgtacagagcctatagtgtggtcccactgtgtgcactgtagctggtgtacagagcctatagtgtggtcccactgtgtgcactgtagctggtgtacagagcctatagtgtggtcccactgtgtgcactgtagctggtgtacagagcctatagtgtggtcccactgtgtgcactgtagctggtgtacagagcctatagtgtggtcccactgtgtgcactgtagctggtgtacagagcctatagtgtggtcccactgtgtgcactgtagctggtgtacagagcctatagcgtggtcccactgtgtgcactgtagctggtgtacagagcctatagcgtggtcccactgtgtgcactgtagctggtgtacagagcctatagcgtggtcccactgtgtgcactgtagctggtgtacagagcctacagcgtggtcccactgtgtgcactgtagctggtgtacagagcctacagcgtggtcccactgtgtgcactgtagctggtgtacagagcctacagggtggtcccactgtgtgcactgtagctggtgtacaagagcctacagtgtggtcccactgtgtgcactgtagctagtgtacagagcctatagtgtggtcccactgtgtgcactgtagctagtgtacagagcctatagtgtggtcccactgtgtgcactgtagctagtgtacagagcctatagtgtggtcccactgtgtgcactgtagctagtgtacagagcctatagtgtcactatggtcccactgtgtacactgtcaCTATAGTGATTGACATATGTGTTgtctctaataattataaggttttCGTTTCATGGTTGTTGTATGAAAACAAAAAAATCATTGCAATTTGAATTTGAAAATTCAAAAGGTGACCTTATCATTATCTCACTTCCTAAGTTGTCCTCTGTTACCTACTTGTGCGTTTACACCTTGTGTGCCAATAGATGCCACTACCATACATGAATTAGCTCATGTTCTGTACATATGCATAACCATGTGGCTGTATCCATATTAAGCTACTAGTCTAAGAGCCTTGTGTTCTGTATTCATGCTGATGCCCGAGTAATTATGTAACAAAATTCACGCACCATGATAGCTATAGTATTTATATCATGTGATCTTATTActcctcccctctcccccacacacgcaccaGTCTTCCTTGTAACAAAATTCATGCACCATGATAGCTGTTCAATAGTATTTATATCATGTGACTAAAATTAACCTTATCctcccactccccacacacacacacaattccCTCCCacccactccccccccccacacacacatacataatgctctccctcccccccacacacactatatacagaCTAGAATACCTCTACCTTGGCGGAAATCGCCTCCAAACGGTACCCAAAGAGTTAGGATCGCTTACGTTGCTATCAGCTCTCATTCTCAGTGATAACCAAATCTACCAGCTACCCAATGAACTAGCACTACTCACCAATCTACACTCGCTGCGTCTCCATGACAACAACCTTCAAACCCTACCCCCGAACCTCGTGAATCTTACGAACCTACAAGAACTGAGTCTGAGGGGAAACCCCCTCGTTATGAGGTTCGTTAAAGAGTGGACCAATCAAGTCCCCTCCTTGCTCGAAATAGCCGCAAAATCAATCAAGAAAAACTCAATCCCACACACGAAACTAACAATACCGTCGGTACTAGTTGACTATCTCCGGGGGGCACAACAATGCGACAATCCCAGTTGT
This is a stretch of genomic DNA from Halichondria panicea chromosome 1, odHalPani1.1, whole genome shotgun sequence. It encodes these proteins:
- the LOC135343293 gene encoding uncharacterized protein LOC135343293, encoding MKSVFFLALLLPAVLTANIDLSTYPLTADLRPGSYRLHWSFNVEEQSIRFAVNVSTTGWVGLGLSPTGGMPNSDIVIGWVNDQGQAFLDDRFATAQSLPPVDKQQDWILEAGEQENGFTVLAFRRNWTTCDQQDRDINTDTARIIFSWNDVDPVSDDPTLATYHGDQNRGTLSINLLGGQQVPPDSDDLQTFDVAVNAVAVPSESTTYWCYVEEFPQDTRAMTHYVTKISPVITPGNELHVHHILIYECENLNATHVGFSAPCNSDGGLTGIMVSECRQGTLIGAWAVGGGVSLSFTNNYFVKAFSFFRNYVTVYVSSEFFQTAQILLDNSIVTGWRNVVCSSGEVCGHISRTSVSTGAHSIRHQNSSAVLGVSVYGFARAKSYGYPGGMRLSPIQCNYGQNSICLNNREQFNCSCLNGFVASLYGTDELICIAITCPPLTAPTNGSVTYSSTSDENGNYAFNAVALIGNSTRTCTGDGSSTTGIFDGEAAFCELTCVLPTPPLNGILFTNQTESSVITFQCDPGFSLVGTETATCNNSGSWDPDPALLECVVTGALNVAALSGGVVAIVMVLIVLVVIFLLVITITKKRKNVRVDEVVYETIDSDKNSGEGEAVMVSNNAAYGVRL
- the LOC135343310 gene encoding cytoplasmic tRNA 2-thiolation protein 1-like — protein: MPVLCAVCSTNNAALKRPKTGQVICKECFYAAFEDEVHRTIVTHQLFSPGETIAIGASGGKDSTVLAHIMKTLNDRHSYGLNLILLSIDEGITGYRDDSLETVKRNQVQYDLPLKVLSYKELYGWTMDAIVQQIGMKNNCTFCGVFRRQALDRGAMGLKVDKIVTGHNADDIAETVLMNILRGDIARLRRCTAITTGTEGAIPRSKPFKYTYEKEIVMYAYFKKLDYFSTECVYSPNAYRGHARAYLKDLESIRPSAIIDIIHSGDSLSVKSDVKMPIQGTCSRCGYISSQELCKACVLLEGLNRGLPKLGIGKVSGSTLSSHIRKMELKETDDQSSESCSCAGEEGNKEGNKDGCCSGERTVKTVSSVTVGDSKHLLDF
- the LOC135343319 gene encoding leucine-rich repeat-containing protein 58-like gives rise to the protein MSEAVAAEESVSTAQVKMNTSLCKNLSHQRLQELPEELSRDQNITSLNLSDNHFISLPPTIENFTQLTNLDISGNRLQTLPPEICSLTKLRTLSIKKNAIKSLPGDFGSLRALLELDLSGNGFEIFPRQICKLELLVNLRIGGNFLKSVPSSISKLARLEYLYLGGNRLQTVPKELGSLTLLSALILSDNQIYQLPNELALLTNLHSLRLHDNNLQTLPPNLVNLTNLQELSLRGNPLVMRFVKEWTNQVPSLLEIAAKSIKKNSIPHTKLTIPSVLVDYLRGAQQCDNPSCRGVYFTAKYQSVKFVDFCGKYRVPLMQYLCSPVCDSCSEDYLSSSEEEEHVAQVKMKKVLLG